Proteins encoded together in one Streptomyces sp. NA04227 window:
- a CDS encoding YceI family protein — MAARWSRKRRDRTEGSGALATIPLPARAGMLSCRVVDPGQRAVSAAEFGVSDAAGEVVVRGAVDPYGSFVVTLPPGEYRVSVAAEGFAPYRATTSVVENGHAALGDVTLQIGQLPRLPEAGDWEVDPAHSAISFTVRHIGLARIHGRFNRFAGAIRIAERIEESAMHVVIDAASIDTNMPMRDDHLRSPDFLDVEAFPTLEFYSDRVAHRGGDRWAVTGALSLHGVTRTVTLETEYLGLGTGMEGEPRAACRATTELHRDDFTVNWQTMLARGIAAVGRSITVNLDVQMVPKALISQA; from the coding sequence ATGGCTGCCCGCTGGTCGAGAAAGCGCAGGGATCGCACGGAGGGCTCGGGTGCGCTCGCCACGATTCCGTTGCCCGCGCGGGCAGGGATGCTCAGCTGCCGCGTGGTCGACCCCGGGCAACGGGCGGTGTCGGCGGCGGAGTTCGGGGTCAGCGATGCGGCGGGCGAGGTCGTGGTGCGTGGTGCGGTGGACCCGTACGGCTCGTTCGTGGTGACGTTGCCGCCGGGTGAGTACCGGGTCTCGGTCGCGGCGGAGGGCTTCGCGCCGTACCGTGCGACGACCTCCGTGGTGGAGAACGGGCACGCCGCACTCGGCGACGTCACGCTGCAGATCGGGCAGCTTCCCCGGCTGCCCGAGGCGGGCGACTGGGAGGTCGATCCCGCGCACTCGGCCATCTCCTTCACGGTGCGGCACATCGGGCTGGCGCGCATTCACGGCAGGTTCAACAGGTTCGCCGGAGCGATACGGATAGCCGAAAGAATTGAGGAATCGGCGATGCATGTCGTGATCGACGCGGCGTCGATCGATACGAATATGCCGATGCGTGACGACCACCTGCGCAGCCCCGACTTCCTGGATGTGGAGGCCTTTCCGACGCTTGAGTTCTACAGCGACCGGGTCGCGCACCGCGGTGGCGACCGATGGGCGGTGACGGGAGCACTGTCGCTGCACGGAGTGACGCGTACGGTCACGCTCGAGACGGAGTACCTCGGTCTGGGCACCGGCATGGAGGGTGAGCCGCGCGCCGCCTGTCGCGCCACCACGGAACTGCACCGGGACGATTTCACCGTCAACTGGCAGACCATGCTGGCCCGTGGCATCGCTGCGGTGGGCCGGAGCATCACCGTGAACCTGGACGTGCAGATGGTGCCGAAGGCGCTCATCTCGCAAGCCTGA
- a CDS encoding MFS transporter: MTTTSAGPAPAASARGEGAGRPGRLLLVVLAAQFMALLDTFIVNVAAPTIGTELHASGSQLQLVIAGYTITYAVLLITGARLGDRYGHRRVHLAGLAVFTLASLACGLGQGAEQLIAFRLAQGAGSAVMIPQVLSLIQRTFTGEARVRALGAYAAVLAVGAAAGQVLGGVLVSADLFGTSWRPVFLVNVPVGLALLLVGRRVLPRDDVTGRARRPLDLPGLVLLAAGVCALTLPLVLGQEQGWPLWSWLSLAASAVLFLAFGGHEARLARRGGQPLITPRVLRGPGMGLAVFRIAAVMAVNAGLLFALTLHVQGGLGHSPLRAGLTFAPTAVVFGLVGLTWRNWPRRCQPALIPAGFALTAAAILATALILREGGDGGLALYPAFALVGAGLALGFGPAMTGALSTVRPEDAADASGLLATVTQLGQLIGVAAFGALYLNRLDTPGGPGAHHSADALLWCAFALAALAVMGAVSGLVRIRR, translated from the coding sequence ATGACCACCACATCCGCGGGACCGGCCCCGGCCGCCTCCGCCCGGGGCGAGGGCGCGGGCCGCCCCGGGCGGCTGCTTCTCGTCGTACTCGCCGCCCAGTTCATGGCACTGCTCGACACGTTCATCGTCAACGTCGCCGCACCCACCATCGGCACCGAACTGCACGCCTCCGGCTCCCAGCTGCAACTGGTGATCGCCGGATACACGATCACGTACGCGGTCCTGCTGATCACCGGCGCACGCCTCGGCGACCGCTACGGGCACCGCAGGGTGCACCTGGCCGGTCTCGCCGTCTTCACACTCGCCTCGCTGGCCTGCGGACTCGGCCAGGGCGCCGAGCAGTTGATCGCCTTCCGGCTCGCCCAGGGCGCGGGCTCCGCCGTGATGATCCCGCAGGTCCTCAGCCTCATCCAGCGCACTTTCACCGGTGAGGCACGGGTACGGGCGCTCGGCGCCTACGCCGCGGTGCTCGCCGTCGGAGCCGCCGCGGGCCAGGTGCTCGGCGGAGTCCTGGTCAGCGCCGACCTCTTCGGCACGAGCTGGCGGCCGGTGTTCCTGGTCAATGTGCCCGTCGGCCTCGCCCTGCTCCTCGTAGGCCGCCGGGTGCTGCCCCGCGACGACGTGACGGGGCGGGCCCGCAGGCCCCTCGATCTGCCGGGCCTGGTCCTGCTCGCCGCCGGTGTCTGTGCCCTGACCCTGCCGCTGGTCCTGGGCCAGGAACAGGGCTGGCCACTGTGGTCCTGGCTCTCCCTGGCCGCCTCGGCCGTCCTCTTCCTCGCCTTCGGCGGCCACGAGGCCCGTCTCGCCCGGCGCGGCGGGCAGCCCCTGATCACCCCTCGCGTCCTGCGCGGCCCGGGGATGGGGCTCGCGGTGTTCAGGATCGCTGCGGTCATGGCCGTCAACGCCGGACTGCTGTTCGCGCTGACCCTGCACGTCCAGGGCGGCCTCGGCCACAGCCCGCTGCGGGCCGGGCTCACCTTCGCGCCGACCGCGGTCGTCTTCGGCCTGGTCGGACTGACCTGGCGCAACTGGCCACGGCGATGCCAACCCGCCCTGATCCCGGCCGGGTTCGCCCTCACCGCGGCCGCGATTTTGGCGACCGCGCTCATCCTGCGCGAAGGAGGCGATGGCGGCTTGGCGCTGTACCCGGCCTTCGCCTTGGTCGGCGCGGGCCTCGCCCTGGGTTTCGGCCCCGCCATGACCGGGGCACTGTCAACTGTGCGGCCCGAGGACGCGGCCGACGCCAGCGGACTGCTCGCCACGGTCACCCAGCTCGGCCAGCTCATAGGTGTCGCCGCCTTCGGGGCCCTGTACCTGAACCGTCTGGACACCCCGGGCGGCCCGGGAGCGCACCACAGTGCGGACGCGCTCCTGTGGTGCGCCTTCGCGCTGGCCGCACTGGCGGTCATGGGGGCTGTGAGCGGTCTGGTACGGATCCGCCGCTGA
- a CDS encoding helix-hairpin-helix domain-containing protein translates to MWRERILPAVRDRLPLWMQPRCGLERRSVIALVAVLALAAAFAAHYFWSGRTEAVGPPDVVRAVSEAPVDGAERASTGPSGSPAGPSAGVPGGQIYVDISGKVRRPGLRRLPAGARVEDALRAAGGVRPGTDTVGLNRARVLIDGEQVVVGGPVPSGGTGGGGVAVTGPGAASARTPTATGGVPGAGGAAGTPVALSTATVEQLDALPGVGPVLAQHIVDYRTQHGGFRSVDELRQVNGIGDRRFADLRTLVSP, encoded by the coding sequence TTGTGGCGTGAGCGCATTCTTCCGGCGGTTCGGGACCGGCTGCCGCTCTGGATGCAACCGCGGTGCGGGCTGGAGCGGCGGAGCGTCATCGCGCTCGTAGCGGTGCTGGCGTTGGCAGCGGCGTTCGCGGCGCACTACTTCTGGTCGGGCCGTACGGAGGCGGTCGGACCCCCGGATGTCGTACGAGCCGTGTCGGAGGCGCCGGTCGACGGGGCCGAGAGGGCGAGTACCGGACCCTCGGGCAGCCCGGCGGGACCTTCGGCCGGTGTGCCCGGTGGCCAGATCTACGTGGACATCAGCGGAAAGGTACGCCGGCCCGGGCTGCGGCGCCTCCCGGCCGGGGCACGCGTCGAGGACGCCCTGCGAGCCGCGGGAGGTGTGCGCCCCGGCACGGACACCGTCGGCCTCAACCGGGCTCGGGTGTTGATCGACGGGGAACAGGTGGTGGTCGGGGGCCCAGTGCCGTCGGGTGGTACCGGAGGCGGTGGCGTAGCGGTGACCGGCCCGGGGGCCGCGTCCGCGCGGACGCCGACGGCAACGGGCGGTGTACCAGGAGCCGGTGGGGCGGCCGGTACGCCTGTGGCCCTCAGTACCGCCACGGTGGAACAACTGGACGCCCTGCCCGGCGTGGGGCCTGTACTGGCCCAGCACATCGTCGACTACCGCACCCAGCACGGCGGCTTCCGCTCCGTGGACGAGCTGCGTCAGGTGAACGGCATCGGCGACCGTCGCTTCGCCGACTTGCGAACTCTGGTCAGCCCATGA
- a CDS encoding DegV family protein — MSRHVAIVTDSTAYLPQPAMRRHGITAVPLTVVLGDQAYEEGTEISARSLAQALQKRTSVTTSRPSPEQFAATYRELAATGAEAIVSLHLSSEFSGTYDAAVLAAREAPVPVRVVDTGMVAMALGFCALAAAETAESGGSMEDAVLAAQKRAEATSAYFYVDTLDYLRRGGRIGAAQALFGSALAVKPLLQLHEGRIESLEKVRTASRAIARLEEIVAERTGSAPVDIAVHHLAAPERAAALAERLRERVPGLGELHVSEIGAVIGAHTGPGLLGVVVSSR, encoded by the coding sequence ATGTCCCGCCATGTCGCGATCGTTACGGATTCCACGGCCTACCTGCCGCAACCGGCGATGCGGCGCCATGGCATCACGGCGGTACCCCTGACCGTCGTCCTCGGTGACCAGGCCTACGAAGAGGGAACCGAGATCTCGGCCCGCTCCCTGGCCCAGGCCCTGCAGAAGCGGACCTCGGTCACCACCTCCCGGCCCAGCCCCGAACAGTTCGCGGCCACCTACCGCGAACTCGCCGCCACCGGCGCCGAAGCGATCGTCTCCCTGCACCTGTCCTCGGAGTTCTCCGGCACCTACGACGCCGCCGTACTGGCCGCCCGCGAGGCCCCGGTCCCGGTACGCGTCGTCGACACCGGCATGGTCGCCATGGCCCTCGGCTTCTGCGCCCTGGCCGCCGCCGAGACCGCGGAGAGCGGCGGAAGCATGGAGGACGCGGTCCTCGCCGCCCAGAAGCGCGCCGAGGCCACCTCCGCGTATTTCTATGTCGACACCCTCGACTATCTGCGCCGCGGCGGCCGCATCGGCGCCGCACAGGCCCTCTTCGGCTCGGCACTCGCCGTCAAACCCCTTCTGCAACTGCACGAAGGCCGCATCGAAAGCCTCGAAAAGGTACGCACCGCCTCACGCGCCATCGCCCGTCTCGAAGAGATCGTCGCGGAACGCACCGGTAGCGCCCCCGTCGACATCGCGGTGCACCACCTCGCCGCCCCCGAACGCGCCGCCGCCCTCGCGGAACGCCTGCGCGAACGCGTCCCCGGGCTCGGCGAGTTGCACGTCAGCGAGATCGGCGCGGTGATCGGGGCACACACCGGACCCGGGTTGTTGGGGGTCGTGGTCTCGTCCCGGTGA
- a CDS encoding ComEC/Rec2 family competence protein, with translation MAVVAGALGALVLASTKLWASGREAATGTAGALWGRYTAGAVFLSVAASAASATLHSAEVRRGPVPELARRYAETTLDLRITTDPRRSRPRIEGDRSLPAAIVLDAEVRRIVAPDGSATRTRAPVLVLADAVSKSKSKSKSKSKSESGTGPGSASDSASAASHSVPVPVPVPVPVPVPALGPGAGLGSAAESRALGSEPEATGSDARQQSPWLELLPSTEVRVRARLAPSFKTGDRVAAVVRVPAGEGPEVIRGPSAPQRFAGRMRVGLREATRSLPTDAAAVLPGLVVGDTSRMTPELQDSFRATDLTHVLAVSGANFTILLALLTGPPGTAHRAERRGLAPQIGLGLRTTALLGEALTLGFVLVCRPEPSVLRAAACGSIALLALATGRRRSLLPALAAAVILLVLYDPWLARSYGFVLSVLATGALLVLAPRWSQALRDRGMPPRPAEALAAALAAQAVCAPVVVVMAARVSLVAVPCNLLVEAAVAPATILGFGALLTAPVAMPLAEFFAWCGSWPVLWIVRVARSGAGLPGSGLHWPGGWSGALLLTLLTVALVVLGRRLVRHPWICVLCAFGLALVVIQPAPLTRVITGWPPPGWRFAMCDVGQGDATVLAVGDGSGVVIDAGPDPVLADRCLRRLGISRIRLVLLTHFHADHVAGLPGLLRGRSVGVIETTRLPEPLEQAEFVHREAAARRIPVRQAVAGERRRTGDLEWQVLWPPPEFLPEGPNDASVALLVRTHGIRMLLLGDLEPPGQRALLASRYGGALAGVDVLKVAHHGSAYQDPLLLRRARPRLALISVGEDNPYGHPSPRTVQALRAGGAEVRRTDESGALAVAGSGGAGLRVADGGW, from the coding sequence ATGGCGGTGGTCGCCGGTGCGCTGGGAGCGCTCGTACTCGCGTCGACGAAGCTGTGGGCCTCCGGGCGAGAAGCGGCGACGGGAACGGCGGGCGCGCTGTGGGGCAGGTACACGGCCGGAGCCGTGTTCCTGAGCGTGGCCGCCTCGGCGGCTTCGGCCACGCTGCACAGTGCCGAGGTACGACGCGGACCCGTCCCCGAACTCGCCCGTCGCTACGCCGAGACGACACTCGACCTGAGAATCACCACCGACCCTCGGCGCAGTCGGCCACGTATCGAAGGCGACCGTTCCCTCCCGGCGGCAATCGTGCTGGACGCCGAAGTGCGACGGATCGTGGCACCGGACGGATCGGCAACCCGTACCCGAGCGCCGGTTCTGGTCCTCGCCGACGCGGTGTCCAAGTCCAAGTCCAAGTCCAAGTCCAAGTCCAAGTCCGAGTCCGGGACAGGGCCCGGATCGGCATCCGACTCGGCATCGGCGGCATCGCACTCGGTGCCAGTGCCAGTGCCAGTGCCAGTGCCAGTGCCAGTGCCAGCGCTGGGACCCGGAGCGGGGCTGGGTTCGGCAGCGGAATCGAGGGCGCTCGGATCGGAACCAGAGGCGACCGGATCCGATGCCAGGCAGCAGTCGCCCTGGTTGGAGCTGCTCCCCTCCACCGAGGTGCGGGTGAGGGCGCGGCTTGCGCCGTCGTTCAAGACGGGCGACCGGGTCGCCGCTGTCGTCAGGGTGCCTGCGGGGGAGGGGCCCGAGGTGATCCGGGGGCCGTCTGCGCCGCAGAGGTTCGCGGGGCGGATGCGGGTGGGGCTGCGGGAGGCGACGCGGTCGCTGCCGACGGACGCGGCGGCCGTATTGCCGGGGCTCGTGGTCGGTGACACCTCCAGGATGACTCCGGAACTGCAGGACTCCTTCCGGGCCACCGACCTCACCCATGTACTGGCGGTCAGCGGTGCCAACTTCACCATTCTGCTTGCCCTGTTGACCGGGCCGCCGGGAACCGCCCACCGCGCCGAACGGCGCGGCCTCGCGCCACAAATCGGCCTCGGCCTGCGCACGACAGCCCTCCTCGGAGAGGCACTGACACTCGGATTCGTCCTGGTGTGCAGACCCGAACCGAGCGTGCTGCGGGCAGCCGCCTGCGGGTCCATCGCCCTGCTGGCGCTGGCCACGGGCCGCCGCAGATCACTGCTGCCCGCGCTGGCCGCCGCCGTGATCCTGCTGGTCCTGTACGACCCGTGGCTGGCACGCAGTTACGGATTCGTCCTCTCGGTCCTGGCGACCGGTGCACTCCTGGTCCTCGCACCACGATGGAGCCAGGCACTGCGCGACAGAGGCATGCCTCCGCGTCCGGCCGAGGCCCTGGCCGCCGCCCTGGCGGCGCAGGCGGTGTGTGCCCCGGTCGTTGTGGTGATGGCGGCACGGGTCAGCCTCGTGGCGGTGCCCTGCAACCTGCTCGTTGAGGCGGCGGTGGCACCGGCGACGATCCTGGGATTCGGCGCGCTCCTGACGGCGCCGGTCGCGATGCCACTCGCCGAGTTCTTCGCGTGGTGCGGGAGTTGGCCGGTGCTGTGGATCGTACGGGTCGCGCGTAGCGGGGCCGGACTGCCCGGCAGCGGCCTGCACTGGCCCGGCGGCTGGAGCGGGGCACTGCTGCTCACGCTGCTCACCGTGGCCTTGGTCGTCCTGGGCCGCAGACTCGTCCGGCACCCGTGGATATGCGTCCTGTGCGCGTTCGGCCTGGCGCTCGTCGTGATCCAGCCCGCACCTCTGACCCGCGTGATCACCGGCTGGCCCCCGCCCGGATGGCGCTTCGCGATGTGCGACGTGGGCCAAGGGGACGCGACCGTGCTCGCGGTGGGCGACGGCTCGGGCGTGGTCATCGACGCGGGCCCGGACCCCGTCCTCGCGGACCGGTGCCTGCGCAGGCTCGGCATCAGCCGGATCCGTCTGGTGCTGCTGACCCACTTCCACGCCGACCACGTGGCCGGTCTCCCGGGGCTCCTGCGCGGCCGCTCGGTTGGCGTGATCGAGACGACGCGCCTTCCGGAGCCGCTGGAGCAGGCGGAGTTCGTACACCGTGAGGCGGCAGCGCGGCGGATCCCCGTACGACAGGCCGTGGCCGGGGAGCGCCGCCGTACCGGGGACCTGGAATGGCAAGTGCTGTGGCCGCCACCGGAGTTCCTGCCGGAAGGGCCCAACGACGCGAGCGTTGCCCTGCTGGTCCGGACCCACGGGATCCGGATGCTCCTCCTCGGCGACCTCGAACCACCCGGCCAGCGGGCCCTGTTGGCGAGCCGGTACGGCGGCGCGCTCGCCGGGGTTGACGTGTTGAAGGTGGCCCATCACGGATCCGCGTACCAGGACCCGTTGCTCTTGCGGCGGGCCAGGCCGCGGCTGGCACTGATCTCCGTGGGCGAGGACAACCCGTACGGTCACCCGTCCCCGCGCACGGTTCAGGCCCTGCGGGCGGGCGGCGCCGAGGTGAGGCGCACCGACGAGAGCGGGGCCTTGGCGGTGGCGGGGAGCGGAGGTGCGGGGCTGCGGGTGGCTGACGGCGGGTGGTGA
- the holA gene encoding DNA polymerase III subunit delta: MARKNQNDDDPLAPVTLAVGQEDLLLDRAVQQVVAAARAADADTDVRDLTPDQVQPGTLAELTSPSLFAERKVVVVRNAQDLSADTVKDVKAYLGAPVEEITLVLLHAGGAKGKGLLDAARKAGAREVACPKMTKPADRLAFVRAEFRALARSASPEACQALVDAIGSDLRELASAVAQLAADVEGAIDEAVVGRYYTGRAEASSFTVADRAVEGRAAEALEALRWSLSTGVAPVLITSALAQGVRAIGKLSSARGGRPADLARELGMPPWKIDRVRQQMRGWTPDAVAVALRAVAEADAGVKGGGDDPEYALEKAVVTIARAARSGRP; the protein is encoded by the coding sequence ATGGCCAGGAAGAATCAGAACGACGATGATCCGCTGGCTCCCGTCACACTCGCGGTGGGGCAGGAGGACCTGCTGCTCGACCGTGCGGTGCAGCAGGTGGTGGCGGCCGCGCGTGCCGCGGATGCGGACACCGATGTCCGGGACCTCACGCCCGACCAGGTGCAGCCGGGGACGCTGGCGGAGCTGACCAGCCCTTCGCTGTTCGCCGAGCGCAAGGTCGTGGTCGTGCGCAACGCGCAGGATCTCTCGGCGGACACGGTCAAGGACGTCAAGGCGTATCTCGGCGCTCCGGTCGAGGAGATCACCCTGGTACTGCTGCACGCGGGCGGAGCCAAGGGCAAGGGTCTGCTCGACGCGGCACGCAAGGCGGGTGCGCGTGAGGTCGCCTGTCCGAAGATGACCAAGCCCGCGGACAGGTTGGCCTTTGTCCGTGCGGAGTTCCGTGCGCTCGCGCGGTCCGCCAGTCCGGAGGCGTGCCAGGCGCTGGTGGACGCGATCGGCAGCGATCTGCGTGAACTGGCCTCCGCCGTCGCACAGTTGGCGGCGGACGTGGAGGGGGCCATCGACGAGGCGGTGGTGGGCCGGTACTACACGGGGCGGGCGGAGGCGTCCAGCTTCACCGTGGCGGACCGTGCCGTGGAGGGCCGCGCGGCCGAGGCGCTCGAAGCGCTGCGCTGGTCCCTGTCGACGGGAGTGGCTCCCGTCCTCATCACCAGTGCGCTCGCCCAGGGCGTACGCGCCATCGGCAAGCTGTCCTCCGCCCGCGGTGGCCGGCCCGCCGACCTGGCCCGTGAACTGGGCATGCCGCCCTGGAAGATCGACCGGGTCCGGCAGCAGATGCGCGGCTGGACCCCGGACGCCGTGGCCGTGGCCCTGCGTGCGGTCGCCGAGGCCGACGCGGGCGTCAAGGGCGGTGGCGACGATCCCGAGTACGCCTTGGAGAAGGCCGTCGTCACGATCGCGCGAGCCGCCCGCAGCGGCCGCCCGTAA
- the leuS gene encoding leucine--tRNA ligase produces MSETNPSAAEATAEAAENTATADDAANTAPYRYTAAMAAGIEARWQDFWDEHGTYEAPNPSGDLSGDAAVAARPKRFIMDMFPYPSGAGLHVGHPLGYIATDVFARFQRMTGHNVLHTLGFDAFGLPAEQYAVQTGTHPRVSTEANMENMKAQLRGLGLGHDKRRSFATIDPEYYKWTQWIFLRIFNSWYDDEAKRARPIDELVAQFASGERAVPSGRSWSELSAAERAGVLGEYRLAYASDAPVNWCPGLGTVLANEEVTSEGRSERGNYPVFKAKLRQWNMRITAYADRLLNDLDGLDWPEAIKLQQRNWIGRSEGARVDFPVGDDVVTVFTTRQDTLFGATYMVLAPEHELVDTIVPGAWPEGTHEVWTGGHATPGEAVTAYRKQAAAKSDVERQADAKEKTGVFTGAFAVNPVSGDKVPVFIADYVLMGYGTGAIMAVPAHDTRDFAFARAFELPMRCVVEPTDSRGTDPAAWDDAFSSYEAKLVNSVNDDIDLNGLGVTEGKARTTEWLERRGIGSGTVNFRLRDWLFSRQRYWGEPFPIVYDEDGVAHALPESMLPLELPEVEDYSPRTFDPDDADTQPETPLSRNEDWVNVTLDLGDGQGPRRFRRETNTMPNWAGSCWYELRYLDPHNADKLVDPAIEQYWMGPREGMPTGGVDLYVGGAEHAVLHLLYARFWSKVLFDLGHISSAEPFHKLFNQGMIQAYVYRDSRGIAVPAAEVEERDGAYYYQGEKVSRLLGKMGKSLKNAVTPDEICAEYGADTLRLYEMAMGPLDVSRPWDTRAVIGQYRLLQRLWRNIVDEVTGEVTVVESELDPQADGDTLRALHKAVDGVRQDLEGMRFNTAIAKITELNNHVTKNSGAVPRTVAEHLVLLIAPLAPHIAEELWRKLGHTDSVVHRDFPVADPAYVVDETVTCVVQIKGKVKARLEVSPAISDEELERTALNDEKVVAALDGAGIRKVIVRAPKLVNIVPA; encoded by the coding sequence ATGAGCGAGACGAATCCCTCCGCCGCCGAGGCAACGGCGGAGGCCGCTGAGAACACGGCAACCGCCGACGACGCGGCGAACACGGCACCGTACCGCTACACGGCCGCCATGGCAGCCGGTATCGAAGCGCGCTGGCAGGACTTCTGGGACGAGCACGGCACGTACGAGGCGCCGAATCCGTCGGGCGACCTGTCCGGGGACGCCGCGGTGGCCGCGCGTCCCAAGAGGTTCATCATGGACATGTTCCCGTACCCCTCGGGCGCGGGTCTGCACGTCGGCCACCCGCTGGGCTACATCGCCACCGACGTCTTCGCCCGCTTCCAGCGGATGACCGGCCACAACGTCCTGCACACGCTGGGCTTCGACGCGTTCGGCCTGCCCGCCGAGCAGTACGCGGTGCAGACCGGCACGCACCCGCGGGTCTCCACCGAGGCCAACATGGAGAACATGAAGGCCCAGCTGCGCGGGCTGGGCCTGGGCCACGACAAGCGGCGGTCGTTCGCGACGATCGACCCCGAGTACTACAAGTGGACCCAGTGGATCTTCCTGCGGATCTTCAACTCCTGGTACGACGACGAGGCGAAGCGGGCCCGGCCCATCGACGAACTGGTCGCCCAGTTCGCGAGCGGGGAGCGCGCGGTGCCTTCCGGGCGCTCCTGGAGTGAGCTGAGCGCCGCCGAGCGCGCGGGCGTCCTGGGCGAGTACCGCCTGGCCTACGCCTCCGACGCCCCCGTCAACTGGTGTCCGGGCCTGGGCACCGTCCTGGCCAACGAGGAAGTCACCTCCGAGGGCCGGTCCGAGCGCGGCAACTACCCCGTGTTCAAGGCCAAGCTGCGCCAGTGGAACATGCGCATCACCGCCTACGCGGACCGGCTGCTGAACGATCTGGACGGCCTGGACTGGCCCGAGGCGATCAAGCTGCAGCAGCGCAACTGGATCGGCCGTTCCGAGGGCGCCCGGGTCGACTTCCCGGTCGGCGACGACGTCGTCACCGTGTTCACGACCCGTCAGGACACCCTGTTCGGCGCCACGTACATGGTGCTGGCGCCCGAGCACGAGCTGGTGGACACGATCGTCCCGGGCGCCTGGCCCGAGGGCACCCACGAAGTGTGGACCGGCGGCCACGCCACCCCCGGCGAGGCGGTCACCGCCTACCGCAAGCAGGCGGCCGCCAAGTCGGACGTGGAGCGGCAGGCCGACGCCAAGGAAAAGACCGGTGTGTTCACCGGCGCCTTCGCCGTCAACCCGGTCAGCGGCGACAAGGTGCCCGTCTTCATCGCCGACTACGTCCTGATGGGCTACGGCACCGGCGCGATCATGGCGGTCCCGGCGCACGACACCCGTGACTTCGCCTTCGCGCGCGCCTTCGAACTGCCCATGCGCTGCGTGGTCGAGCCCACCGACAGCCGCGGCACCGACCCGGCCGCCTGGGACGACGCCTTCTCCTCCTACGAGGCGAAGCTGGTCAACTCCGTCAACGACGACATCGACCTGAACGGCCTGGGCGTCACCGAGGGCAAGGCCCGCACCACCGAATGGCTGGAGCGCCGCGGCATCGGCAGCGGCACCGTCAACTTCCGGCTGCGCGACTGGCTGTTCAGCCGCCAGCGGTACTGGGGCGAGCCCTTCCCGATCGTCTACGACGAGGACGGCGTCGCACACGCGCTGCCCGAGTCGATGCTGCCGCTGGAACTGCCCGAGGTCGAGGACTACTCCCCGCGCACCTTCGACCCCGACGACGCCGACACCCAGCCCGAGACCCCGCTGTCCCGCAACGAGGACTGGGTCAACGTCACCCTGGACCTGGGCGACGGCCAAGGCCCGCGCCGCTTCCGCCGCGAGACCAACACCATGCCCAACTGGGCCGGTTCCTGCTGGTACGAGCTGCGCTACCTGGACCCGCACAACGCCGACAAGCTGGTCGACCCGGCCATCGAGCAGTACTGGATGGGCCCGCGCGAGGGCATGCCGACCGGCGGCGTCGACCTGTACGTGGGCGGCGCCGAGCACGCCGTACTGCACCTGCTGTACGCGAGGTTCTGGTCCAAGGTCCTGTTCGACCTGGGCCACATCTCCTCGGCCGAGCCGTTCCACAAGCTGTTCAACCAGGGCATGATCCAGGCCTACGTCTACCGCGACAGCCGTGGCATCGCGGTGCCCGCGGCCGAGGTCGAGGAGCGGGACGGCGCCTACTACTACCAGGGCGAAAAGGTCTCCCGGCTGCTGGGCAAGATGGGCAAGTCCCTGAAGAACGCGGTCACTCCCGACGAGATCTGCGCCGAGTACGGCGCCGACACCCTGCGCCTGTACGAGATGGCGATGGGCCCGCTGGACGTGTCCCGGCCCTGGGACACCCGCGCGGTGATCGGGCAGTACCGGCTGCTGCAGCGGCTGTGGCGCAACATCGTCGACGAGGTCACCGGTGAGGTCACGGTCGTCGAGAGCGAGCTGGACCCGCAGGCCGACGGCGACACGCTGCGGGCGCTGCACAAGGCCGTCGACGGGGTCCGCCAGGACCTGGAGGGCATGCGCTTCAACACCGCCATCGCCAAGATCACCGAGCTGAACAACCATGTGACCAAGAACTCCGGCGCCGTGCCCCGCACCGTCGCCGAGCACCTGGTGCTGCTGATCGCGCCGCTGGCCCCGCACATCGCCGAGGAACTGTGGCGCAAGCTGGGCCACACCGACTCGGTGGTGCACCGGGACTTCCCCGTCGCCGACCCCGCGTACGTCGTCGACGAGACGGTCACCTGTGTCGTCCAGATCAAGGGCAAGGTCAAGGCCCGCCTGGAGGTCTCCCCGGCGATCTCCGACGAGGAACTGGAGCGGACGGCGCTGAACGACGAGAAGGTCGTCGCGGCACTGGACGGCGCCGGTATCCGCAAGGTCATCGTCAGGGCGCCGAAGCTGGTCAACATCGTGCCCGCCTGA